Sequence from the Seonamhaeicola sp. ML3 genome:
ACTTACCCCTATATTATTACCTTTAGAAAACCCTAAATTTTGCTTATTCTCTACAAGTTTCACTTCAGGGAAAAATGTTTTTACCATATCGCAACTATCATCTTCAGATGCATTGTCTACTACTATAATTTCTGAAGGAATATCGCTTGTAGCCGCTTTTACACTTCGCAAACACAGTTCTAAGAAATGCCTAACATTATAGTTGAGTATGACTACAGAGAGTTTCAATATTAAAGGCTATAGTTTTAGTGAAGATTCAAAAGGAATTCTATTAACGATACTTCGTCCCAATGTAATTTCATCGGCATATTCCAGTTCGTCTCCCACCGAAATCCCCCTGGCTATGGTTGAAGTAACTACGTCGTAATCCTGAATTTGCTTGTAAATATAAAAATTTGTGGTATCACCCTCCATAGTTGAGCTTAAAGCAAAAATAAGTTCCTTTATTTTCCCTTCCTTAACCTTATTTACCAACGAATCTATATTCAAATCTTGTGGCCCAATACCATCCATTGGTGAAATTTTTCCACCTAGTACATGATAAAGTCCTTTGTAAGAACTTGTATTCTCGATGGCCATGACATCCCTAATATCCTCGACTACACAGACCATCGCTTCGTTCCTGTTGTTAGCAGAACAAATTTCGCAAAGATCGTGGTCACTTATATTATGACAAGATTTACAGAATTTAATCTCGCTTCGCATTGCCTGTAAAGCTTCGGTAAGCGCTGTAGTCTGTTCTTTTGGTTGTCGTAACAAATGTAACACCAAACGCAATGCAGTACGCT
This genomic interval carries:
- the recR gene encoding recombination mediator RecR; protein product: MEFSSKILERAVNEMSQLPGIGKRTALRLVLHLLRQPKEQTTALTEALQAMRSEIKFCKSCHNISDHDLCEICSANNRNEAMVCVVEDIRDVMAIENTSSYKGLYHVLGGKISPMDGIGPQDLNIDSLVNKVKEGKIKELIFALSSTMEGDTTNFYIYKQIQDYDVVTSTIARGISVGDELEYADEITLGRSIVNRIPFESSLKL